In the Apodemus sylvaticus chromosome 3, mApoSyl1.1, whole genome shotgun sequence genome, TGGCAAGGGCTCAGATGAAGACCACTGACTCTGCATGGGAGCTATTAATGGCTGCTACTAGAGAAGGGAGAgacaggttttattttttcaggGTAAGTGGAGGATGTTCCCTGGTAGGCCAGTCACTCATTGGGTTGCTCCCGCCCCATATGTACATATGGCCCACATTTATTAAACTCAGTGgattactgaaaaaaaaagagggcatgAAATTGTGAAGGGAATATGGGGGTGGGATCTTGGATGAGTTTGGAGGGAAATGGAGGtgaatataatatacattatgggcatatatgaaattctcaaataacaaatcttataaaaaacaaaaccaccaccaccaccaccaacaacaacaaaatagagcTGAAGTCCTTTAAGAAAGATAAGCTTATGAAAGTGACCaatgtcagggctggagagatggcactggttaagagcactgctgctctttcagaaaggccctgagttcaattccaagcaaccacgtAGTAATTCACAGTTGATGCCTTCTTCCAGTGTGCAGACTTACACGTGTACAAAACACTTagataaggaaataaatattGATAAAAGGGAAGTGACCAATATTAGATAAAGACTGGACCCTCATGTTCATCCATGACCAAGATCTACATGTGAGAAACGCAGcatgtagccgggtggtggtggcgcatgcctgtaatcccagcactctggggggcagaggcaggcagatttctgagttcaaggccagcctggtctacagagtgaactccaggacatccagggcaacacagagaaaccctgtctcaaaaaaaccaaatccaaaaaaaaaaaaaaaaaaaaaaaaaaaagaaagaaacaaaaaagaaaaaaaaaaaagaaacacagcatGTCTAACATATAAATGAAGCAGTTGGCAGGCTCATAAAATATTGCAACCAGGCATCACTGAGCTTCTGACCTGTCTGagtctctcccctctttcttgtTCTCCAGTTTTTTCCTTAATAAATCGCCCCTGTTTCTATTACTCACCATACATCTCTGGTTTAGTTCCTTGTTCTGGGACACATGAACCTAGAAATCCCAGAACATGCTCTCTGGTGTTCTATACTCACTGCTAACACTCAAGAGGTCTGATCATGACACAGATGCCACAGTCATTTATGCCCTACAAGTAACCCCTGTAATGACACTGGCCTACAAAAAAAGACTTGAGTGGAATAATTTTGCTTGTCTGTGATGGTCCTCACCATCCAAGAGGAGGCCCAGAATTGGACACCTCAGGAAAAggcaggtgtgatggtttgtatatgcttggccagggagtggcactatttagtggtatggcctttttggagtaggcatgtcactgtgggcgtggtcttaagaccccacccccaaccctagttgtctggaagtcagtattcttctGCCTGTAGCCTtcaggaagatgtagaactctcagcttttccTGTACCatgcatgcctgcctggatgctggcatgttcccaccttgataataatggactgaacctctgaacctgtaagccggccccagtTAAGTCtgtataagacttgccttggtcctggtgtctgttcacggCAGTAAAACTCCAACTAAGATACCAGGCAATAACCTATAACTAAACTTGGTTCaaagttaccttttttttttttgttttaaccaAACTTTAAAATGCCAAATCAGGTCAACGttgtttggttctttgttttgAGGCATGGTTTACACACCCTTAGTTTGCCTGGAGCTTGCCTATGTAGTTAtgcctggccttgaatttgctaaGTAGCCTTATCTGGCTTTGAATTTGCAGGCATATTCCTGCTCCAGTCTCCCGTGAGCTGGGACTAGAAGGGTGTGTATCATTATACCCAGAAAATATCACTATCTTTAAATGAATTTAAGTATTGGTAGGTTACTACTAATTATAGCATGCTGAATGCTTGCCCcaatctccttcccttccttttggcTTTCTCTATCTAAGTTCTCAtcttatttttgttgtgttttttagtttttgagacagagtcttactctgTAAATCATGCTGTCCTAGGATTGACCATGTTTTGAATTCAACATCACCTTCCGGTCTCAGCCTCTTAAATGGTGGGATTAAAGATACAAACCACCATGCCTCctttgagttttaaaatgttaaagttCTTTCCAAAGTTCTGTTTCCCAACTTCTATGTTCTCTTAACCCAACTACTCCTTTCCTCAATGGTATCAAAAGTCCGAGTCATCTCTTCCTTGCTGGTGATTCCTAGAGTTCTAGTCCCAGCTCCCATTGGCTTGTTGAACCATTTTCACTCTTATGACAGCTTATAAATATTTCCACAGCCCAGCTAGCAGATGTGACGAATTGAATAAGCCTGAACCTTCAGTGTAGCCATGCTCTGTCCACCTTTTCAAGCACTACTTCCTGATGTCTTCATTGCAGTAACTGTATGATATTGAACCACCATGAAGTGTCTGTCATACATgagataaatatttattgaatacatgaataatatttttatctttgatgTGTCTCCTAGCGAGTCTATTAGAAAACCAGAATAATTCATATATTCACAAAGCATCAGTTTTTGGCTGTGATGGCTAGCTGCAGATCCCATGGAATCATGTCTACCAGTATCCACACTCCTTTGCAAAACATTCCCACAATGAAATCTGGTCTTAGGTCACTCCAGGAACTGTTAGCATGAATACTGTTGACTACTTAAAGTTTGGTGTCCTAAAGCGATCATGTTGAAACAGACTTTCGTATTTAGTCTTATTTTTATGTGCCCTTTTCACTCTAGGACTGAGGGATGATTGCCAATAAGTAATTGGAATGCTAGAATTAATGTTATACCTACAATCAAAACCATCAGCTCAGTGTAGCTTCAAATCAAGACATCTTATTTCTCTAGCATATCCTGGAATCGCTTTCTTTTTGGGCAGAACTGGTGTAGAAACTACAACTGGCACGGTTTTGCCTAGATCCAACACAGCCATGCCAAGAACCAAGGGAGTGTGTAGTTCCTGGCAGGTAGCTTAAACTTGGGCTATCCTCCTCCAACCACACGGGGGCGCGACGGCGCCACAGTCCGCACAGCCGCGGCTGACCAGGAACCGCTCTGGGATTGGGGAAGCCAACTAGCTCTCACAAGGGCGGGGCAAAAGGCGCCCGGGAGGTCCCAAGGGCAGGAAGTGAGGAGGCGGGGCTTGGAGAAGGTGTGCGTCTGCGCGAAGCCGGCTGCGGGATCCCGCTCGGGCTGCGGCTAGAGTGCGCGCTCACGGTGACGGCTCGGCGTTCTTCCAGAGCGGGGCGGGGAGGGCGGAGATGGGGAGCGGGGCCCGGGGCGTTCGGGGACCGCGGTGGGCGTGGGCCGTGCCGGAAGAGCGCGTACGGCCCGGCGGGTAGAGCTTTCTGGAAGTTTGCCTCCCGCCTCGGGTGGTGGGTTCCTCCTGAGCAGCGCTTCCTCCAGGCGTCGCGGGCCTGGACTGCGCGCGTCTCCCCTCCGCCTCGGCGCTCGTCCTTGTGCAGGGAGACACTTGCTCTCCCGCCCCAGCTCGCAGCGTCAGCGCGGTCGGAGCAGTTGGTTTCCTCAAAAACTTGTATTTAAGGACCACTTCTTATATTATTTACATACCGCCTGAGGTGTGACGGGGAGCAACTGTGCTGGGGCAAACCCCCGTCAGAAAGTCCCAGGAGATGAAAATCCCACTTTTGGAATTTAGTCGCCTCCTAGCGACTCTTAAGGTTTTGGAGCTCTCCTAAAAGGATTTAACTCCCTAGCCAAGATGCAGGGGtgctgtgtgacatttggaaacTTGAGAGCCAACCCTGataacttacttttttttttttttttaagaagccgTCCATCATGTGTACTTAGCTTGAATGATTATTTTAAAGTGCATGTCCTATTTTTGCCAGTCTGACAGCTGTTTCCATAGAAACTAGAGAAGAAATAGTAATTTTCAGTACGAGTTGTTAAAATGTCTTCTAGCCATCAGCTGTGAGTGCCAGTGAGCGCGCACGCACCACTTGCTCATTCTGAGATGGCACTTGAAGAACTAAGGGTTTGGAATGTTCTTAGAGGCTAGCAATCCAAATTGCTTAATTTTCTCACATTAATTTCCTAATTCCTCAAGTGTGCCAGCTAGGTTTGTTGGCCTGCCACAGTTCTTTGAAGAGCACACGTCAGCCCCTAGTCCTTTCTTAGGTGCTGTGTAGTGTAGTGACTGGCTCTTTGGAAATGTAGAAACAGATTTCTTTCtccatttaaaacaacaacaacaacaacgtttTAAGGATGAATTAGTGATTACAGATTAACAATTACTGTCCTTGTTCTGGATGGCACTTGATTGTCAGTGGTGGAAATGATAAcgattttaattatgtgtctagTGTTTGGAGCTTTTGTTTTTACCTTCTATTGATAGACTGGAGTGAGCAGTTTCCTCATGAGCAGCTCTGAGCAGTGTGAATAGAGCGCGTGGGCCTTGGATGAGAGTTTATTTTCTGAGGGGGCTGTCTATAATAGATGTTCTGTAGTTTTGCAGTGGATGAAGGAGGCTTGGAGAAGGTGCCTGTGGGACTGGGAAGCTGGAAGCAACATTAGAAAGTTTATCGAAAGCCTCACAGAAAACCAGTGGAAATTATGGAAGAGTTTGCTTGGCTTAGGAGTCACAAAGTAACATACCCTGCAAACATTCAAATTGCCCAGACAGAGGAGATACTGGATCCCTCAGAAGCACCATTCTGCCCCCTAAACCACACGCAGGCCTTTTCTAAGGTTTACATCTGTATCTATTagtgtgttttgtcttttctaaatttacagagcgggcaggcatttttttttgtttgtttttttttttgtttttttgtcttttcttgacttTATATCTGCTACACAGAGTGGCATCCAACTTGTAGCATTCACTCATATAATGCATTAATGAATCAATGAGTAAAACAATCCTGAACCGATGAGATATGTGAATGTTTGGTTAAAGATAATCaagttttattaatttggttggcaacattttaaaataggtaaatttttgttttttgttttttgttttttgttttttttggtttttgttttggtttttttgagaaagggtttctttctgtagccttggttgtcttggaacttcctctgtagaccaggctggcctcgaactcacagggatccccACTAGCTTTTGACTCCTAAGTGTTGGATGCCCCATCGATGCACCATTACCGCCCACCTGGTTGGATTTGCCTTTCTTAAGGATTGCTTTAGGTTCATTGGCGGAGGGGTTGGTAGTGGACTAAAGTGAGATAGTTAGAATGTAGTGATATCTACAACTCAGGGTCCCAGAACCAGGGTGGTCTGTGGTAGTAAGGAGAAAGATCAGTGGGACTGATTTAATGGGGTCTTTGATCTTTTGGATGTTAAAAATCCTAGGGCTAATTCAGTATAGTTTAGAATGTAGTCTGTAGAAGATTGGGAAGTTCGTGTAGGGGGATCCCTCAAATTGTTTCATGACAATTTAACATAGAAATATTAACTCACACTTGAACTTTTACAGCTGCCTACCATGAAAATGTCTTTGAGATCATTTATTTGTAAGATTTCTCTTCTGGGTGAAGAGAAGGAATTACTTTAGAGAGCTTACGAAACCCAGTCAGATGTGGAAAGCACAGTATGGTCTCAGAAACATGAAGGCCTTCAGGTTGCTTATGCATGAATTGGTTCTCAGTCTGTCTCAGCCCCGTCCCCttcctctgccccccaccccccaccccacgcGCCTTTGCTTCCTCTTGCCCTCCCTGTGGTCTCTTACATATCATAGGTATATTCCATTATTCTTTCAGTGCAAACATGTGTGGAGCTTTTCCTCACAAGTCTAGCTTGCATGCCCATTGTTTGCTGCAGCACCAACTGTATATAGGCTCTACATACACGTCTTTATATTCATATGCTGGCTACGGCTTAATGTGAGATTTTCTCTGAGGTAGGTGTCTATTGCTGCCTTGAGAACAATGCCATTAGGGACTAACATGACCTCCTGGCCCATTTCCTAAGTTGAGGTCATGGCCCTGGAGAAGTGTCAAAGCTTTACAACAGTAAATCATCAgatttgaaggaaagaaaatgtattcATGTTTCTTTTAGGTTTCATTTCTAGTACAAGGGCTTAAATATACTTACCTATGTGAaacaattcattttctttttgtctttctcctACCCAATGGCATAAGAACAACTTTTGCCTTGTGTAACCAGCTAGCTCACTGCTTTAACACATGGAATAGAGTTATAATAACAACTCGAATATCCTTGTCTGCTAATACTGCCATTTGTATTAGTTAGGAGTCAGCTTCCTTTGATTAATATTTCTTCTCCCTGAGAATCTCATTTTCTGCTTGGTAATTTTAAATTGAGAATTATATGTTACTAAATTTTTGATTCTTGaggtttttgggtttgtttttctttgttttttgtttttgtttgtttttttgttaagAAATTCTAAGATGTGGCTCTTAGATGCAGCTCAATCATTTAGAGCACTGTCTTACCAAGTTGGCTCCTATCTGAAAGCTGAGAGGGTGCTTGCTGGGTGTTTGTTTTAGTCTTTGTTACTGGGGTTAGAGCAGCTCTCACATCCGTGCTGGAGTGCTGGACTCTTTGGAGTTCCACCCAATTTCTGTGAATTACAAATGAGAACCTTTCCCTCTTAGATCAAAGGGAGCAGATACAGAACCCTGCCCTGTGTATTGTGCCCAGAAATTCTGGTTCTTTCCAAGCCTCAGGGGGCTTTCTTCCCTGTGTGACCAGCTAGTACTCTGCAGAGTAGGGAGGGGCCTGCACAGACCTTGAGTTCTCTCTTTTGGGTTGTGTTCCCTTCTGCCCATAGCTGTAAATGCCTGTTCTAGGTGTGTCTAGCTTCCCACCTTCAGTTTAGGGCAGTTAGAGGCTTAGTCGTTCTCTTGTGTGTGGTTTGGAAACTCCCCAGGCAGTTCTCTGGGGCAGTTGTAGGTTGAGTCTTGTTTGCCGTCATTCAGTCCTTGATTGCCTACCCCCAAGTGTGTGGAAATCCTCATTTTATGCGTTCcctttaaaagtcaattttaggTGGtattaaagtctctctctctacATCCTGATTCTAATCAAATGCCCCATGGGTTTATTGGAATGAGTAAATTAAAAATCTTAAAGATAACATTTTTTTTGAGTTAGGCTTTTCTATCCCATTATACTCCTCTTTCTGTCAACTGATACACATTTGTTGTTTTATCGAAGCTATTTCTTATTCCACCAAATGATTTTCTGATCAAATAGAGTCCCTGcaactaaaataaaatgttttttctttaaatgaagtGAAAAAATGCAAGCGTTGAAAATAAGCAGTGCGTTGTGGGCGGTGGCAACAGAAGCCCAGGCACTCACCCTGAGATGTTCAGCACGTGCTTCTTAACCATTACCTTCCAAGTCTGTAAATGCGTGTTCCCACAGGTGTTTAtatcttatttgtgtgtgtgtgtgttctagagaACCAAGCAAAAGTAAGATGAGCCTCCTTTATGGACTGCAGTCTGCCAGGAGAAATCCATTTCTCACCGGAGTGAATAACCTGGCCAACAGGAGACAGTGGATCCCCCCAGCAAGCTGTCCACTTGCACCAAGACCCAGAGCAGTGAATGCATATTGGGGACTAAACACAGTCAGTCACTATCATTCAGTGACCTTACTGTCTGGAAACTTTCATTTCCGTAGGCCTCTCAATAACAAAAGATCAAGATGCCTCTCAAGTGCCCAAAACATGGAAATGGGGCTGCTTACTTACAGATGTACTGTGCAGGGTGATTCTTTTCGAAGACAAGTGGCTGGTGTTCCTGGGCTTGCAGCCTCCTGTTCCCAGAACTGTCCTGCTCTAAGAAAGGCCCAGAGTTTCCACACATCTGCACGGGCTCAGGCTGCCCCAGTCCCTCTCTTGCTGCTCATTCTGAAACCAGTGCAAAAGCTCCTTGCTATCATCGTGGGCAGGTAAATATACTTTGGGAGGAAAACAATGTTTGTTAAAGTTCTTGAAATTTTATGTTCACATTTGTATCAACTTAtaagaatttttaataattaaacttGAGTATTTGTAAAACTACTTTTAAGGAAACCTTTCTCTATGCCATATTCAGCTCAAAATTTGAGTTTCTAAAGGTAAATTCTATCAGTCTTATGTGTATGATTTTAATAATCTTGAAATAATTTACTGCAAATTTATTGTACAGAAATTTGATCTTTACATTTTTGTCGGTTGAGATATCCCTAAAAGATTTCACATTTCTAATTATAGGGATAATGGGAAATGTTGACAACGGTTTGTGTAACAACAGCACTTAAGAACCTTGCCTTTTGATTTTGTGGAATTTTAGGCAGTCAACATGAAATGAAGGACGCCATTCATATAATTAGGGGCTCAGCCTTAGCCACATTAATAAAGTTTATCCCACCATTCTGGTTTCAGAGGATTTTTGTTACATTGCTCTTGGTAGTCCTTTATAACTGCATTTTATATCGAAGTGGCTGTTTCTCAACCTTTTTTCCTTATTTCATGAAGGGTGAAGAAAGCAAATCTGTCTCTtcataaagttttgttttgtttgctaaaTATACTGACCCTCCTTGTCATCTGCTTCCTTCCATACTAGCAACCCAGTCTACTTGTATCAAATCCAAGAATTTTTCTGTAATATATTTAATTCTCTATGTTTGATGTTGACAGAAAATAGGTATCTACATTGGATGCTCAGTAACAGATGCATCCTCATTTGTAGGGATGATCACTTTGTGAGTTCTATTCCTATAAAATTGTTTGATTTTGCTGTTGAGTTTACCATTATAAATTTCCTCttacaatatattatacatatgttacAGGTAAGTAGTAATGCTGTAAACATAATAGGAAAGGAGTATACTTCATTGTTTTATGGCCCTTCTGGTTCAGTCACTTTCTCTAAGGCATTTCACCCACGTCCCTGTATTAGACAGTCTCTAACACCGTGATGAAATACTTGAGATAATAAGGGAGCAAAGCTTTATTTAGGTTGATGCGTTCTGGGGTCTTGGTCCAAGGTGGCATAGACTGGGCTCACTCAGTGCATGATATGGGAATGCTGGTCCAGAGGAGACTTGTCCATTTCATGATGGTCAGGAAGGcaaagacagaagcaggtagGGACTGGGCTTCTAATAGCCCCTCCAAGGACAGCTCTCCAGTGGCCCAACATTCTCTTACTAGTCCTGTTTCCCGTGGGTAATGCCACTTCTAGTAGTGCCACAGGCCAAGGGCCAAGCCTTTGATATTGAATACATAGACTTTTGGTAGATACTTCCAAAGATAGCAGGGACTTAGTAAAATTGTAACTTCACAAAATTGTTTTGTCTAATGAATTCTTGTCAAGGGAgatttctcatgtgtgtgtgtatgtgtgtatgataaaTTTTATTAAGACCTAAAAAAATGTATGCATAAGAAATATTTTGTCCTGCTGTTCAAAACATTGTTTTGTCAAAATGTTTGTGTACCTAGCCTGGCACTTGAGAGTACTACTGTCTACTACTGCCAGCTAGCAAACCCTCCCTGATGGCATCTGTAACAGCACCCATTTCATGCCTCTGATGCTTCTGATCTTCACCCCCTCCTACTCCCCCTAGATGATAGTGGAGCTGCTGTTTCTGTCTGAGCAGTGCTGCTTACTGAGGGTCCGTGCTGAGGGAGTGCCTCCTGTTCCTTGCTGGAGCACTGAGGGGCAGTGGGAAAGGCACAGTTTATCCTTATGATGCCAGGATGCTTGTCTGAGGACTTCATCCTTGCTAAGTGGTCAGTCTCAGGAATGGCTTTCCCCTACTACTGGGTTTTCCTCTTGCTACCTCTGAGGCCTTGGCTAGGTTGTTCTCTGTAACAaggtgttagaaagagcaaatgaGGTGACACGTGCATTATGATTAGAACAGCACTTAACATATAGTAAATAGTAAGTGTTATTTGTAGGAGTTATAACAGCACTGTTCCTCATTCTTGCGATTGCCTTCACACTAGCTGAAGTGGGAAATTCAAGTGAGCTTAGGATTGTTAATTATAATTTTGTAGAGTTGATGACTTTCAATCCTCCAGCTAAGAATTTTCTAAGTTAGAAAGCTATGTGCGCAGAGAAATGTGCAAGAGAAGCATAACGGTAGAAGGGGTTGGTGACGTAAAATCCTAGCACATGGTCTTGAGTTTTAGTGAGGTGTGAACATGCATTTACCAGACAGGCCATTTCTGATTTGTCACAGGGGCATAAGGAAATGGTGGCAAGCACTTCCCCCTAACAAGAAGGAGCTCTTTAAAGAGAGCGTGAAGAAGAACAAGTGGAGGCTGCTCCTTGCTCTGACTGCATTTGGACTGCTGTTTGTAGTGTTTTATTTCACTCACCTGGAAGTGAGCCCTGTCACTGGAAGGAGCAAACTACTGTTGGTGGGCAAAGAGCACTTCAGACTCCTGTCAGACCTGGAATATGAAGTCGTAAGTAGGAAGAACTGTCCGTAACTACACTGCGCAAGCTAGCACGCAGAGTAGGAAGCTTTCTTAAATACGGAAGATGCATTGcttttgattttagtttttgaCACAGCATTAGTTATTTTCTCGAAGGTCTCATACTTGGGAAAGGTGTTTGCAGTGTCCTCCCAGGCAGCCAGCTCCTGCAGCTCAAGTTTGTGCTTCGCGGTGCCCCCGCTCAGGAACGCCTTCCTTGATGCTCAGGCTGGATCAGACTGTGACTCagtcaggcagagctgagagctgGACTTCTGTGACCCTGTTCATCTTTGGCAGGACTGTGGTTGGGTCCTAGCTTTtcttccctttgttttctttacattATGGAACTTTCCATGGTCTGTGTCCCTCTCCCTTTTTAGGCTAAGCTCCGTGGGGCCAACatctttgttggtttgtttattctAGGATCTAACACCATGCAAACTAGTGCTTAGTTTTTATCGAAGGCGTAAACACACTAAGAATTTTTATACCTTGAAAGTCAGTACAAGTTAGTTGTTTCCCAAGCATCAGTTTTGActgaaattttattgtatttcctgccattttttttcttcttaaaacagAGTTTTGCAGTGTAGTCTGGGGTTGGCCCTCAACCTGTGGCCCTTAAGCCTCCTAAGCGATAAGCTCTATGGTATGTGTACCCATAATCACTTGTTTTCTGACTACAAAATAGTGGTGGGATTCAGAAATCTCAGCTCATGATGTATAGTAACTCAGGGAGAGACAGTATACAGTGTGTTCTCGTGTATCCTCAAGGATGGGACCATCATCGTATTTTAGTATTTACCACGTACAGGGAAGCGCTGGATGCCATTATTGACTAGGTAACGGCTTCAGGTCTTCATATGCTTgtatacaaatgcacacatgaacTTATCAAAGCAAGTTATTAATAGCAATGACTTTTTTGCTATAAATGTTAATCTTAGCTAAGATAATAATAGTCTCTTAGAAGAATACAAACAAATTTAAACTATGTATTAGAATTTAGTTTTAATAGGAAGATAGATTTGAGAAAAACATTTTGGCAAGATTGGAACAAACCttgtaaaaaattttaattatcttCTATTCAgatagtttaaaatttaaaatacaagcaTATATGAATGGATTTGCATATATAAGTGtgctgtatatatacatatggatctgtatgcatatataagtGTGTTCATGTGAatagacatttatttttactgcttaatttattggcctgtgaatttaAACATTCTTATAGAGCTGTTATAAAGTACTCTAATTACATAGGGTGCAAACTAGTgtgttgttaacttgacacaagctagaatcatctgagaggtgggagcctcaactgagaaaatgcctgtaTAAGATTGGCCTGTACATAGGCAGGGTGGGGCATTAATTAATGCTTGAAGTGCAAGGTCCCTGCTCATTGTAAGCGTGCTGCCCTTGGGTAGGTGGTCCTAGggtatataagaaaacaaactagCAAGCCCTGGAGAACATAAGagcattcttccatggtttctgtttcaGGCTCTGCTTCCAAGTGCTTGCCTAGAGTTCCTTTGATGATGGTCTGTGGACTGAGAGTTGTAAGCTGGAATAATCCTTTTTCTCCCCAAGTGCCTTTTGGTTGTggtgcctatcacagcaatagatacCAAACTAAGATACAGATAAGAGTCTCTTGATTGTTTTAGAAGAGTTAATAGAGGGCCTTTGTTTATAACTGTTAAATTAGTCTTTAAAAATGATAATTGATGTAGTCTTTAGGTTCATATTCTATGAAGTCATATATTTTAATGCATCTTAAAAAGGTTATCAACTTGATTTGAATgttaaactatatattttatgaaaattaagtATTTGTAGACTATCCTTAATTTTCTCAGTATATATGAGAGAATCTCTCATAAAAAGCTCAGAAAAACTGTTTCCATGTAAGAGATGTCCAGCATTATGAGAGGAagtgatttgtttatttaaattagcATTATGTGAGGAAGTGATTTGTTTATTAACTCTGAGATTTTAGTGATTTTCTTTCAGTCTGTGTGGATCAAACACTTTAGAATTAGTGAGATATTGTCCCTTTCTATAAAAGCTTAAGTCTGTATTATGAATAGGGTATTCTTCATTTAGTGGATtataaaagtaattaattttctttgacccacccactctccctccctccctccctccctccctccctccctccctccctccctccctccctccgtccctccatCCTGGTTACTGGTCTCCAGTGTTTGGATCACAAGGATGTCTAAGCACACTGGTCGTATGTAGTGTTGAGGATCGAACTGTGTTCTTGTACATGCTGTGAGAGTGAGTGAGCACTCTACCAATTGagttacagtttttttttttatatgaaaattttaagatgAGATCTAGGCAGCTTTGTTTTCTGAAGTTCTTAGGAAAGTAGAAATAGTTCAGCATTTTACTTGCATATAGATTAATAGAACAGAATAAAACTTGGATTTAATcatgtttatataaaaattataatttattcctCTGTGAGAAACCATACTGCTTTTCCATGAATAATTCAAATTACAGAAATTTGAGTGtttaatatatgtaaatttttgCACAATTCAAGATTAAAATACTCAATACTCATCAGATACCCCTCCATGAGGCAGCATAAGCATTTTGTAgtgaaaaatctcttaaataatacttttttaaaaaaatattctagtGGATGGAAGAATTTAAAAATGATCTGCTGCCTGAGAGAGACCCCCGGTACCTGACTGTTAAAGAAGTGGTTTGTCATCTGACACGGTGCAATCAAGACATCCCAGGAATCTCTGAGATCAACTGGGTGATTCATGTGGTCAATTCCCCAGTTGTCAATGCCTTTGTGCTTCCAGTAAGTAAATTCTTtatatacagtttttttttcttcttttttgttgctaGCTTGAGTGTCCTTAGGTTTTACTGTGGGCTAATTGCTTGTATTCTCCTTATGTGCAGAATGGGCAAGTGTTTGTTTTCACTGGGCTTTTGAACAGTGTGACTGACATGCACCAACTCTCCTTCCTCCTGGGCCATGAGATTGCACATGCGATCCTGGGGCATGCCGTGAGTACCCATGATTTGCAGCTGTCGAGTGTTGCTTTGATATTAGCAAGTGGAATCCTTTAAGGAACAcagtcttttcttctcctttgaattttttcttcttcttttaatgaTGGACTGTAATTGCCTTATTCTGTACCTGAAAAAACGTGATTAGCT is a window encoding:
- the Oma1 gene encoding metalloendopeptidase OMA1, mitochondrial isoform X1 produces the protein MSLLYGLQSARRNPFLTGVNNLANRRQWIPPASCPLAPRPRAVNAYWGLNTVSHYHSVTLLSGNFHFRRPLNNKRSRCLSSAQNMEMGLLTYRCTVQGDSFRRQVAGVPGLAASCSQNCPALRKAQSFHTSARAQAAPVPLLLLILKPVQKLLAIIVGRGIRKWWQALPPNKKELFKESVKKNKWRLLLALTAFGLLFVVFYFTHLEVSPVTGRSKLLLVGKEHFRLLSDLEYEVWMEEFKNDLLPERDPRYLTVKEVVCHLTRCNQDIPGISEINWVIHVVNSPVVNAFVLPNGQVFVFTGLLNSVTDMHQLSFLLGHEIAHAILGHAAEKASLVHLLDFLGMIFLTMIWAICPRDSLAVLGQWIQSKLQKYMFDRPYSRTLEAEADKIGLQLAAKACVDVRASSVFWQQMEFSESLLGYPKLPEWLSTHPSHGNRAEYLDRLIPQALKLREVCNCPPLSGPDPRLLFKLTVKRFLEDSEKEHLNITVKKQKSDALPIQKQEQIPLTYVLEKRTAG
- the Oma1 gene encoding metalloendopeptidase OMA1, mitochondrial isoform X2, whose protein sequence is MSLLYGLQSARRNPFLTGVNNLANRRQWIPPASCPLAPRPRAVNAYWGLNTVSHYHSVTLLSGNFHFRRPLNNKRSRCLSSAQNMEMGLLTYRCTVQGDSFRRQVAGVPGLAASCSQNCPALRKAQSFHTSARAQAAPVPLLLLILKPVQKLLAIIVGRGIRKWWQALPPNKKELFKESVKKNKWRLLLALTAFGLLFVVFYFTHLEVSPVTGRSKLLLVGKEHFRLLSDLEYEVWMEEFKNDLLPERDPRYLTVKEVVCHLTRCNQDIPGISEINWVIHVVNSPVVNAFVLPNGQVFVFTGLLNSVTDMHQLSFLLGHEIAHAILGHAAEKASLVHLLDFLGMIFLTMIWAICPRDSLAVLGQWIQSKLQKYMFDRPYSRTLEAEADKIGLQLAAKACVDVRASSVFWQQMEFSESLLGYPKLPEWLSTHPSHGNRAEYLDRLIPQAAGKLNSCVNHSYAFVIG